A region from the Inhella inkyongensis genome encodes:
- the glnA gene encoding type I glutamate--ammonia ligase, with product MATKTVADVIKMVKENEVKFVDFRFTDTRGKEQHVSVPVSHFDEDKFTSGHAFDGSSIAGWKGIEASDMLLMPDPNTANIDPFFEEPTLILSCDVIEPGDGKAYERDPRSLAKRAEAYLKSSGLGDTAFFGPEPEFFIFDQVQWNVDMSGCFVKIGSEEAPWSSGANFEGGNMGHRPGVKGGYFPVPPVDQFQDMRSEMCLILEQLGIPVEVHHHEVAGQGQNEIGTKFSTLVQRADWLQLQKYVIHNVAHAYGKTATFMPKPVVGDNGSGMHVHQSIWKDGKNLFAGDGYGGLSEFALYYIGGIIKHARALNAITNPGTNSYKRLVPGFEAPVKLAYSARNRSASIRIPFVANPKGRRIEARFPDPLMNPYLGFSALMMAGLDGVENKIHPGEAATKDLYHLPPEEDAKIPTVCHSLDQALEYLDKDRAFLTKGGVFTDSFIDAYIDLKMTEVTKFRMTTHPLEFDMYYSL from the coding sequence ATGGCCACCAAGACCGTTGCCGATGTGATCAAGATGGTGAAGGAGAACGAGGTCAAGTTCGTTGACTTCCGTTTCACCGATACCCGTGGCAAGGAACAGCATGTGTCCGTGCCGGTGTCGCACTTCGATGAGGACAAGTTCACCAGCGGCCATGCCTTTGACGGCTCGTCGATCGCCGGCTGGAAGGGCATTGAGGCCAGCGACATGCTGTTGATGCCGGACCCCAACACCGCCAACATCGATCCCTTCTTCGAAGAGCCGACCCTGATCCTGAGCTGCGACGTGATCGAGCCGGGTGATGGCAAGGCCTATGAGCGCGACCCGCGTTCGCTGGCCAAGCGCGCCGAGGCCTACTTGAAGAGCAGCGGCCTGGGCGACACCGCCTTCTTCGGTCCCGAGCCCGAGTTCTTCATCTTTGACCAGGTGCAGTGGAACGTCGACATGTCGGGCTGCTTCGTCAAGATCGGCTCGGAAGAGGCGCCCTGGAGCAGCGGCGCCAACTTCGAAGGCGGCAATATGGGCCACCGTCCGGGCGTCAAGGGCGGCTACTTCCCCGTGCCCCCGGTCGACCAGTTCCAGGACATGCGCTCGGAGATGTGCCTGATCCTCGAACAGCTGGGTATCCCGGTTGAAGTGCACCACCATGAGGTGGCCGGCCAGGGCCAGAACGAGATCGGCACCAAGTTCAGCACCCTGGTGCAGCGCGCCGACTGGCTGCAGCTGCAGAAGTACGTGATCCACAACGTCGCCCACGCCTACGGCAAGACCGCGACCTTCATGCCCAAGCCCGTGGTCGGTGACAACGGCAGCGGCATGCACGTGCACCAGTCGATCTGGAAGGACGGCAAGAACCTGTTCGCCGGCGACGGCTACGGCGGCCTGTCCGAGTTCGCGCTGTACTACATCGGCGGCATCATCAAGCACGCCCGTGCGCTGAACGCCATCACCAACCCCGGCACCAACAGCTACAAGCGCCTGGTGCCCGGCTTTGAAGCCCCGGTGAAGCTGGCCTACTCGGCGCGCAACCGTTCGGCCTCGATCCGCATCCCCTTCGTGGCCAACCCCAAGGGCCGTCGCATCGAAGCGCGCTTCCCCGATCCCCTGATGAACCCCTACCTGGGCTTCTCGGCGCTGATGATGGCCGGCCTGGACGGCGTGGAGAACAAGATCCACCCGGGCGAAGCCGCCACCAAGGACCTGTACCACCTGCCGCCGGAAGAAGACGCGAAGATCCCGACCGTCTGCCACAGCCTGGATCAGGCCCTGGAGTATCTGGACAAGGACCGTGCCTTCCTGACCAAGGGTGGCGTGTTCACCGACAGCTTCATCGATGCCTACATCGATCTGAAGATGACCGAGGTGACCAAGTTCCGCATGACCACGCATCCGCTGGAATTCGACATGTACTACTCGCTGTAA
- a CDS encoding competence/damage-inducible protein A, with product MRFGLIVFGDELLSGKRQDAHVPKLIELLAARGLELDWARYVRDGLQAQAAALRAAWASGDAVFCCGGIGATPDDHTRQAAALALGVALQPHPEAQALIRARAAEMAAEKGEPAPDDAHPDMRRRLEMGVFPAGSTLIPNPYNRIAGFSLGRLHFVPGFPVMAHPMMAWVLDQHYAHLHRPVGVAERSCIVQNAFEAQLTPLMEDIEARFAPVKVFSLPSVDHPQWGRCIELGVKAARDDVQLLAAYQALRQGLIQFGASISTEMVR from the coding sequence ATGCGCTTTGGATTGATCGTGTTTGGCGACGAGCTGCTCTCGGGTAAGCGCCAGGACGCCCATGTGCCCAAGTTGATCGAGCTGCTGGCCGCGCGCGGTCTGGAGCTGGACTGGGCCCGCTATGTGCGCGATGGCCTGCAGGCCCAAGCCGCGGCCTTGCGTGCCGCCTGGGCCTCGGGCGACGCGGTGTTCTGCTGCGGTGGCATTGGGGCCACGCCGGACGACCACACTCGCCAGGCCGCCGCCCTGGCCTTGGGGGTGGCGCTGCAACCCCACCCCGAAGCCCAGGCCCTGATTCGCGCCCGTGCGGCCGAGATGGCGGCCGAGAAGGGCGAACCGGCTCCCGATGACGCGCATCCGGACATGCGCCGGCGCCTGGAGATGGGCGTGTTTCCGGCCGGCAGCACGTTGATTCCCAATCCCTACAACCGCATCGCGGGTTTCAGCCTCGGCCGTCTGCACTTCGTGCCCGGCTTTCCGGTGATGGCCCATCCGATGATGGCTTGGGTGCTGGATCAGCACTACGCGCATCTGCATCGCCCCGTGGGCGTGGCCGAGCGCAGCTGCATCGTCCAGAACGCCTTCGAGGCCCAGCTGACGCCGCTGATGGAGGACATCGAGGCGCGCTTTGCGCCCGTCAAGGTGTTCAGCCTGCCCAGCGTGGACCATCCGCAGTGGGGGCGCTGCATTGAACTCGGCGTGAAGGCCGCGCGCGATGACGTCCAGTTGCTGGCGGCCTACCAGGCCCTGCGCCAAGGCCTGATCCAATTTGGTGCATCCATCAGCACCGAAATGGTGCGCTGA
- a CDS encoding EI24 domain-containing protein, whose protein sequence is MKPLNPSAPPVQVLSQVLDAGWRAAAYCLHPRVIGWSLLPLLLAAGLSFGLLWWLWEPAVTAVRGQMESWLIVDALLRWLDGLGASGFRSVLAPLIVVAISLPLVMALSLLLVAALMTPALTRLVAERRFAILERKRGGSLLGGLAWGLGSTLLALMGLLVSMPFWLIPPVVLVLPPLIWGWLSYRVFAYDVLAEHASVDERRALLRQQRWPLLGIGVVCGYLGAAPSLIFAFGALNLIMAPLLMPIAIWLYMLVFAFAALWFAHFSLGALAQMRGQPLEASVRDLGEPQLPLM, encoded by the coding sequence ATGAAGCCCCTCAATCCCTCAGCTCCTCCTGTTCAGGTTCTCAGCCAAGTTCTGGACGCCGGCTGGCGCGCCGCCGCCTATTGCCTGCACCCACGGGTGATTGGCTGGTCCTTGCTGCCGCTGCTGTTGGCGGCGGGTCTGAGCTTTGGCCTGCTGTGGTGGCTGTGGGAGCCCGCCGTCACGGCGGTGCGTGGGCAGATGGAGAGCTGGCTGATCGTGGATGCCCTGCTGCGCTGGCTCGATGGCCTGGGGGCCAGTGGCTTTCGCTCCGTGTTGGCGCCCTTGATCGTGGTGGCCATCAGCCTGCCCCTGGTGATGGCCCTGTCCCTGCTGCTGGTAGCGGCGCTGATGACGCCGGCCCTGACCCGCCTGGTGGCCGAGCGCCGCTTTGCCATTCTGGAGCGCAAGCGCGGGGGCAGCCTCTTGGGCGGGCTGGCCTGGGGCTTGGGCTCGACCTTGTTGGCCCTGATGGGCCTGCTGGTTTCCATGCCCTTTTGGCTGATCCCGCCGGTGGTGCTGGTGCTGCCGCCTTTGATCTGGGGCTGGCTCAGCTACCGCGTGTTTGCCTATGACGTGCTGGCCGAGCACGCCAGCGTGGATGAGCGCCGCGCCCTGCTGCGCCAGCAGCGTTGGCCGCTGCTGGGCATCGGTGTGGTGTGTGGCTATCTGGGCGCCGCGCCCTCGCTGATCTTTGCCTTTGGGGCGCTCAACCTGATCATGGCGCCGCTCTTGATGCCCATCGCGATCTGGCTCTACATGCTGGTGTTCGCCTTCGCGGCGCTGTGGTTCGCGCACTTCAGCCTGGGCGCCCTGGCCCAGATGCGCGGGCAGCCGCTCGAGGCGTCGGTGCGCGACCTGGGCGAGCCCCAGCTGCCCTTGATGTGA
- a CDS encoding sterol desaturase family protein, with translation MDTLIEWFQGAQAALFEACVMPLLQGLGLAAWAADAFNGTAWLLAGLLQLAFIALGLGALERWRPVEHWPDARATRVDLIYTLIQRLGLMRLALFFTLDPAVDALAAQGRLWGWQPWHLDGLWPGVSDQPWLAFALYLLVFDFAGYWLHRAQHAWEPWWALHALHHSQRQMGRWADNRNHFLDDGLGAAAFALLGLLLGTEPAQFMAITLITQTFESLQHANVRLHFGPLERLWVSPRFHRQHHAIGLGHESAGPGSLGGHNFGVLLPWWDQLFGTAHFGPTTPPTGIRDQLPEGGARDYGAGLWNQQALGLRRLWQALHR, from the coding sequence ATGGATACCTTGATCGAGTGGTTCCAGGGCGCGCAGGCTGCGCTGTTTGAGGCCTGCGTGATGCCGCTGCTGCAAGGCTTGGGACTGGCCGCGTGGGCGGCTGATGCCTTTAATGGCACGGCTTGGCTCCTGGCGGGTTTACTGCAGTTGGCCTTCATCGCGCTGGGCCTGGGCGCGCTGGAGCGCTGGCGACCCGTCGAGCACTGGCCCGACGCGCGCGCAACAAGGGTGGACTTGATCTATACGCTGATCCAGCGCCTGGGCCTGATGCGTTTGGCCCTGTTCTTCACACTGGATCCCGCGGTGGATGCCTTGGCCGCTCAGGGGCGGCTCTGGGGCTGGCAGCCCTGGCACCTGGACGGCTTGTGGCCGGGCGTGAGCGACCAGCCCTGGCTGGCCTTTGCGCTTTATCTGCTGGTGTTTGATTTCGCCGGCTACTGGCTGCACCGGGCCCAACACGCCTGGGAGCCCTGGTGGGCCTTGCATGCGCTGCACCACAGCCAGCGTCAGATGGGCCGCTGGGCCGATAACCGCAACCACTTTCTGGACGATGGGCTCGGAGCCGCCGCCTTTGCGCTGCTGGGCCTATTGCTCGGCACCGAGCCGGCGCAGTTCATGGCCATCACACTGATCACGCAGACCTTTGAGAGCCTGCAGCACGCCAATGTGCGTCTGCACTTCGGGCCGCTGGAGCGGCTGTGGGTCAGTCCACGCTTCCATCGCCAGCACCACGCCATCGGTTTGGGCCATGAGTCGGCCGGACCGGGTAGCTTGGGCGGTCACAACTTCGGCGTGTTGTTGCCCTGGTGGGATCAGCTCTTTGGCACCGCCCACTTCGGCCCCACAACCCCGCCCACCGGCATTCGCGATCAGCTGCCCGAGGGCGGCGCACGCGACTACGGGGCGGGGCTTTGGAACCAGCAGGCCTTGGGCCTGCGTCGACTCTGGCAAGCTCTGCACCGATGA
- a CDS encoding polysaccharide deacetylase family protein, whose protein sequence is MNWRAAPARVLGMVLGLVLATVQGAWGQCSKTVYLSFDTGHMGVALAVAAALDRQQIPASFFLAAEPTLDGGHSLDAQWAPYWRTLSASGRHDFGSHTWAHDIWEADLPNGAMRFRMQAGRQAPRWRELDGPAYCAELERVAVRFREMTGQTLSRIYRAPAGRTSPRLLAATKACAWHHVGWDLALGDDWPSSRASNPQLLQRALKGARDGDILLAHLGIWSRQPALLPELLAPLLDGLKAKGFCFGRLREHPQHAAAFR, encoded by the coding sequence ATGAACTGGCGGGCCGCTCCTGCGCGGGTGTTGGGCATGGTGCTCGGCCTGGTGCTCGCCACGGTGCAGGGCGCCTGGGGCCAGTGCAGCAAGACCGTCTACCTGAGCTTTGACACCGGCCACATGGGCGTGGCCCTGGCCGTGGCGGCGGCCCTCGATCGGCAGCAGATTCCGGCCAGTTTTTTCTTGGCCGCCGAACCGACCCTGGATGGCGGTCACAGCCTGGATGCGCAGTGGGCGCCCTACTGGCGCACGCTGTCGGCAAGCGGCCGGCATGACTTCGGCTCGCACACCTGGGCGCACGACATCTGGGAGGCTGATTTGCCAAACGGCGCGATGCGCTTTCGCATGCAGGCCGGTCGGCAGGCGCCGCGCTGGCGTGAACTGGATGGCCCAGCCTACTGCGCTGAGTTGGAGCGTGTGGCCGTGCGCTTCCGTGAGATGACCGGCCAGACTCTTTCGCGCATTTACCGCGCCCCAGCCGGTCGCACTTCGCCTCGCCTGTTGGCAGCCACGAAAGCCTGCGCTTGGCACCATGTGGGCTGGGACCTCGCCCTGGGCGACGACTGGCCCAGCAGCCGTGCCAGCAACCCCCAACTCTTGCAGCGTGCGCTGAAGGGCGCCCGGGATGGCGACATTTTGTTGGCCCATCTGGGCATCTGGAGCCGGCAGCCCGCGCTGCTGCCCGAGTTGCTGGCCCCCCTGCTTGACGGACTCAAGGCCAAAGGGTTTTGCTTTGGGCGCCTGCGCGAACATCCGCAGCATGCGGCAGCCTTCCGATGA
- a CDS encoding YncE family protein has product MRALKCAAALSLLMAWGLGFASAPPVFVLNSLDATVSVIDRAPWRERRRIPVGKEPHHLYLSPDEKSLVVGNARADSLTFIDPRTAEVQRVLGGIADPYHLRFSPDMRWFVTAANRLDHLDIYRWKGLEAEQPLELVRRIPAGKTPSHLFIDDASRRLYATMQESDELMAVELATQRVLWRVPVGKTPADLYLTPDERHLLVALTGDRFVQIWALRGDQPPQYAGRFHVGAGAHSFRAVGDGRHVLVSNRAGNSISTLDFVGWKLGPNYPGPSGPDDMDLLNDGRTLLMTSRWAGRLSVVDREQRRVVAQVRVGRSPHGVWALDHQPRR; this is encoded by the coding sequence ATGCGTGCTTTGAAGTGTGCGGCGGCCTTGAGCCTGCTGATGGCCTGGGGCCTTGGCTTTGCGTCCGCGCCGCCGGTGTTCGTGTTGAATTCACTCGATGCCACGGTGTCCGTGATCGACCGTGCGCCGTGGCGCGAGCGCCGTCGCATTCCGGTCGGCAAGGAGCCGCATCACCTCTACCTGAGTCCGGACGAGAAGAGTCTGGTGGTGGGCAATGCACGCGCCGACAGCCTGACCTTCATCGACCCACGCACGGCCGAGGTGCAGCGGGTGCTGGGCGGGATTGCCGACCCCTATCACCTGCGCTTCTCGCCCGATATGCGCTGGTTCGTGACGGCGGCCAACCGGCTCGATCACCTCGACATCTACCGCTGGAAGGGGCTGGAGGCTGAGCAGCCGCTGGAGTTGGTGCGCCGCATCCCCGCCGGCAAGACACCCAGCCATCTCTTCATCGACGACGCCAGCCGGCGCCTCTACGCCACGATGCAGGAGAGCGATGAACTGATGGCCGTGGAACTGGCCACCCAGCGCGTGCTGTGGCGGGTGCCGGTGGGCAAGACGCCGGCCGATCTCTATCTCACGCCCGATGAGCGCCACCTGCTGGTGGCCTTGACCGGCGACCGCTTTGTGCAGATCTGGGCCCTGCGCGGCGATCAGCCGCCGCAATACGCTGGCCGCTTCCATGTGGGCGCGGGGGCCCACTCCTTCCGCGCGGTGGGCGATGGCCGCCATGTGCTGGTCAGCAACCGGGCGGGCAACAGCATCTCGACGCTGGACTTTGTGGGCTGGAAGCTGGGGCCCAACTACCCCGGACCCAGCGGACCGGATGACATGGATCTGCTGAACGACGGCCGCACCCTGCTGATGACCTCGCGTTGGGCCGGCAGGCTCAGCGTGGTGGACCGCGAGCAGCGCCGCGTGGTGGCCCAGGTGCGTGTGGGCCGCTCTCCGCATGGGGTCTGGGCCCTGGATCATCAGCCACGGCGATGA
- a CDS encoding TIGR00266 family protein, which yields MSMDVVDYEIKGAEMQFVEVELDPGEAAIGEAGSLMFMDAGIGMDAVFGDGRAQNQGFFGKLIGAGKRLITGESLFTTVYTNQGTGKQRVAFAAPYPGKIIAMDLAKMGGMVICQKDSFLCAARGVQIGLHFQQKLSVGFFGGEGFIMQKLEGNGLAFVHSGGTVVKRTLQPGETLLVDTGCLVAHTPNVNFEIQYVGKIKTALFGGEGLFLAKLTGPGDVWLQSLPFSRLASRIFAAAPQMGGSREEGSVLGGFGAGGLLGGVLGGDDE from the coding sequence ATGTCCATGGACGTTGTTGACTACGAAATCAAGGGCGCAGAGATGCAGTTCGTCGAGGTCGAGCTCGACCCCGGCGAGGCCGCCATTGGTGAGGCCGGCTCGCTGATGTTCATGGACGCCGGCATCGGCATGGATGCGGTGTTTGGCGATGGTCGTGCCCAGAACCAGGGCTTCTTCGGCAAGCTGATCGGCGCGGGCAAGCGCCTGATCACCGGCGAATCGTTGTTCACCACGGTCTACACCAACCAAGGTACGGGCAAGCAGCGCGTGGCCTTTGCCGCTCCCTATCCGGGCAAGATCATTGCCATGGATCTCGCCAAGATGGGCGGCATGGTGATCTGCCAGAAGGACAGCTTCCTGTGCGCGGCGCGCGGCGTGCAGATCGGCCTGCACTTCCAGCAAAAGCTCAGCGTCGGCTTCTTCGGCGGCGAGGGCTTCATCATGCAGAAGCTCGAAGGCAATGGCCTGGCCTTTGTGCATTCGGGCGGCACGGTGGTCAAGCGCACGCTGCAGCCGGGCGAGACCCTGCTGGTGGACACCGGCTGCTTGGTGGCGCACACGCCCAATGTGAACTTCGAGATTCAGTACGTCGGCAAGATCAAGACGGCGCTGTTTGGCGGTGAGGGCCTGTTCTTGGCCAAGCTGACCGGCCCGGGCGATGTCTGGCTGCAAAGCCTGCCGTTCTCGCGCCTGGCCTCGCGCATCTTCGCGGCCGCGCCGCAGATGGGCGGCAGCCGTGAAGAGGGTTCGGTGCTGGGCGGCTTCGGTGCCGGCGGCCTGCTCGGGGGCGTGCTCGGCGGCGACGACGAGTAA
- the phbB gene encoding acetoacetyl-CoA reductase encodes MSQKVAYVTGGMGGIGTAICQKLHKQGFKVIAGCGPSRDFTKWLDEQKALGYTFYASVGNVADWDSTVEAFTKAVQEHGVIDVLVNNAGITRDRMFLKMTPDDWKAVIDTNLNSMFNVTKQVVPGMVEKGWGRIIQISSVNGEKGQAGQTNYSAAKAGMHGFTMALAQEMANKGVTVNTVSPGYIGTDMVRAIKPEVLEKIVATIPVKRLGTPEEIGSIVGWLAGDDSGFTTGADFSCNGGLHMG; translated from the coding sequence ATGAGTCAGAAAGTTGCATACGTCACCGGTGGCATGGGCGGCATCGGTACCGCCATCTGCCAGAAGCTGCACAAGCAGGGCTTCAAAGTCATCGCCGGTTGCGGCCCGAGCCGTGACTTCACCAAGTGGCTGGACGAGCAAAAGGCCCTGGGCTACACCTTTTACGCCTCGGTGGGCAATGTGGCCGACTGGGACTCGACCGTCGAGGCCTTCACCAAGGCGGTGCAGGAACACGGCGTGATCGATGTGCTGGTCAATAACGCGGGCATCACCCGCGACCGCATGTTCCTGAAGATGACGCCGGACGATTGGAAAGCCGTCATCGACACCAACCTGAACTCGATGTTCAACGTCACCAAACAGGTGGTGCCGGGGATGGTCGAGAAGGGCTGGGGTCGCATCATCCAGATCTCTTCCGTGAACGGCGAGAAGGGGCAGGCCGGTCAGACCAATTACTCGGCCGCCAAGGCCGGCATGCATGGCTTCACCATGGCCCTGGCCCAGGAGATGGCCAACAAGGGCGTGACCGTGAACACCGTGAGCCCGGGCTATATCGGCACCGACATGGTGCGTGCCATCAAGCCCGAGGTGCTGGAAAAGATCGTCGCCACCATCCCGGTCAAGCGCCTGGGTACGCCCGAGGAAATCGGCTCCATCGTCGGCTGGCTGGCCGGGGACGACAGCGGTTTCACCACCGGCGCCGACTTCAGCTGCAACGGCGGGCTGCACATGGGGTAA
- a CDS encoding acetyl-CoA C-acetyltransferase, with protein sequence MDVVIVSAARTAIGKFGGALSKVSAPELGAVAIRAALERAKLSGEQVGELILGQVLTAGSGQNPARQAGIRAGLPHAVAAMTINKVCGSGLKAVMLAAQAIRDGDSEIVVAGGQENMSASPHVLLNSRDGQRMGAWNMVDSMITDGLWDVYNQYHMGITAENVAKAHGVTREAQDALALASQHRAAAAQDAGRFQAEIAPVSIAQKKGDPLVVEADEYINRKTNAEALSGLRPAFDKAGTVTAGNASGLNDGAAALVLMSAAKAQALGLTPLARIASYASAGLDPALMGMGPVPASQKALARAGWKAQDLDLLEINEAFAAQACAVHAQMGWDLDKVNVNGGAIALGHPIGASGARILVTLLHEMQRRDAKKGIASLCIGGGLGVALCVER encoded by the coding sequence ATGGATGTCGTGATCGTTTCCGCCGCCCGCACCGCGATCGGCAAATTTGGTGGGGCCTTGTCCAAGGTCAGCGCGCCTGAACTGGGCGCCGTCGCCATCCGTGCGGCGCTGGAGCGCGCCAAGCTCTCGGGCGAACAAGTGGGCGAGCTCATTCTGGGTCAGGTGCTGACGGCCGGCAGCGGCCAGAACCCGGCGCGCCAGGCCGGTATCCGAGCGGGCCTGCCCCATGCGGTGGCGGCCATGACGATCAACAAGGTTTGTGGCTCCGGCCTCAAGGCGGTGATGCTGGCCGCCCAGGCCATTCGCGACGGCGACAGCGAGATCGTGGTGGCGGGCGGCCAGGAGAACATGAGTGCCAGCCCGCATGTGCTGCTGAACAGCCGCGACGGCCAACGCATGGGGGCCTGGAACATGGTCGACTCCATGATCACCGACGGCCTCTGGGATGTGTACAACCAGTACCACATGGGCATCACGGCCGAGAACGTGGCCAAGGCGCATGGCGTTACCCGTGAGGCGCAGGATGCCTTGGCCCTGGCCAGCCAGCACAGGGCGGCGGCCGCACAAGACGCCGGGCGCTTCCAGGCCGAGATCGCGCCGGTCTCGATTGCTCAGAAGAAGGGCGACCCGCTGGTGGTGGAAGCTGATGAGTACATCAACCGCAAGACCAACGCCGAGGCCCTCAGCGGCCTGCGCCCCGCCTTCGACAAGGCCGGCACGGTGACGGCCGGCAATGCCAGTGGTCTGAACGACGGCGCCGCCGCCTTGGTGCTGATGAGCGCGGCCAAGGCGCAAGCCCTGGGTCTGACGCCCCTGGCGCGCATTGCCTCTTACGCCAGCGCTGGCCTGGACCCCGCCCTGATGGGCATGGGTCCGGTGCCCGCCAGCCAGAAGGCCCTGGCCCGGGCCGGCTGGAAGGCGCAGGACCTGGATTTGCTGGAGATCAACGAGGCCTTTGCGGCCCAGGCCTGCGCGGTGCATGCGCAGATGGGCTGGGATCTGGACAAGGTCAATGTGAATGGCGGTGCGATTGCGCTGGGCCACCCCATCGGGGCCTCGGGCGCACGCATCTTGGTCACCCTGCTGCACGAGATGCAGCGCCGCGACGCCAAAAAAGGCATCGCCTCGCTGTGCATCGGCGGCGGCCTGGGCGTCGCCTTGTGCGTAGAACGCTGA
- the phaC gene encoding class I poly(R)-hydroxyalkanoic acid synthase has translation MAHAPQFELPDFSAVTEALKSWPGVQMPLDAWGRLQADYLSQASALWNQCLQQEAPKPLGDRRFAHKAWSEDQGASFMAQLYLLNAKTLNQMAEAVQGDPKAKARLQFAVQQMVDAAAPSNFLALNPEAQRKALDTQGESLAKGAQMLWADFQRGKLSQTDDAAFEVGRNVATSEGSVVFENEFFQLLEYAPLTPQVHALPFLIVPPSINKFYILDLQPENSLIRYAVENGHRTFVISWRNPDEACAHWSWDQVIEGAPLAAIRVVQELCKTEQLNTLGFCVGGTILSTALAVLAARGQHPAASLTLLTTLLDFSHTGILDIFVDEASVRSREMTIGADSPKGPGLLKGSELAQTFSFLRPNDLVWNYVVGNYLKGEAPPAFDLLYWNGDSTNMSGPMYCWYLRHTYLQNELKLPGRLTVCGEKLDLSRIACPVYIYGSREDHIVPWEAAYASTQILKGGAQKELRFVLGASGHIAGVINPASKNKRSYWTGPARYPKVAADWLASANEQPGSWWKDWSAWLAERGGPMQAAPKAQGSRKFRVIESAPGRYVKQKA, from the coding sequence ATGGCCCACGCACCGCAATTTGAACTCCCTGACTTCTCGGCCGTGACCGAGGCCCTCAAATCCTGGCCCGGCGTGCAGATGCCGCTGGACGCCTGGGGGCGGCTGCAGGCCGACTACCTCAGCCAAGCCAGTGCGCTGTGGAACCAGTGCCTGCAGCAGGAAGCGCCCAAGCCCCTGGGCGACCGCCGCTTTGCCCACAAAGCCTGGAGCGAAGACCAGGGCGCCAGCTTCATGGCCCAGCTTTATTTGCTGAATGCCAAGACGCTGAACCAGATGGCCGAGGCGGTGCAGGGCGACCCCAAGGCCAAGGCCCGGCTGCAGTTCGCGGTGCAGCAGATGGTGGACGCCGCCGCGCCCAGCAATTTCCTGGCGCTGAACCCCGAGGCCCAACGCAAGGCCCTGGACACCCAGGGCGAGAGTCTGGCCAAGGGCGCGCAGATGCTGTGGGCCGACTTCCAGCGCGGCAAGCTCAGTCAGACCGATGACGCGGCCTTCGAGGTCGGGCGCAATGTCGCCACCTCCGAGGGCAGCGTGGTGTTCGAGAACGAGTTCTTTCAGTTGCTCGAATACGCCCCGCTGACCCCGCAGGTGCACGCGCTGCCCTTCCTGATCGTGCCGCCCTCAATCAACAAGTTCTACATCCTGGATCTGCAACCCGAGAACTCGCTGATTCGCTACGCGGTGGAGAACGGTCACCGCACCTTCGTCATCAGCTGGCGCAACCCCGACGAAGCTTGCGCCCATTGGAGCTGGGACCAGGTGATCGAAGGCGCGCCGCTGGCCGCCATTCGCGTCGTGCAGGAGCTCTGCAAGACCGAGCAGCTCAACACCCTGGGCTTTTGCGTCGGCGGCACCATCCTGAGCACGGCCCTGGCGGTGCTGGCGGCGCGCGGCCAGCATCCCGCCGCCAGCCTGACCCTGCTGACCACTCTGCTGGACTTCAGCCACACCGGCATCCTGGACATCTTTGTTGACGAGGCCTCGGTGCGCTCCCGTGAGATGACCATCGGTGCGGACTCGCCCAAGGGGCCGGGTCTGCTCAAGGGCAGTGAGTTGGCACAGACCTTCAGCTTTCTGCGCCCCAACGATCTGGTGTGGAACTACGTGGTGGGTAACTACCTGAAGGGCGAGGCCCCGCCGGCCTTTGACCTGCTGTACTGGAACGGTGACAGCACGAATATGAGCGGGCCGATGTACTGCTGGTATTTGCGCCACACCTATCTGCAGAACGAGCTCAAGCTGCCGGGACGCCTGACCGTTTGCGGTGAGAAGCTCGATCTGAGTCGCATTGCCTGCCCGGTTTACATCTACGGCAGCCGTGAGGATCACATCGTGCCCTGGGAGGCGGCCTACGCCAGCACCCAGATCTTGAAGGGCGGGGCTCAAAAGGAGTTGCGCTTTGTGCTGGGCGCCAGCGGCCATATCGCCGGGGTGATCAACCCGGCCAGCAAGAACAAGCGCAGTTACTGGACGGGACCGGCACGCTATCCCAAGGTCGCGGCCGACTGGCTGGCCAGCGCCAACGAACAGCCGGGCAGCTGGTGGAAGGACTGGTCGGCCTGGCTGGCCGAACGCGGCGGACCGATGCAGGCCGCGCCCAAGGCGCAAGGCAGCCGCAAGTTCCGTGTCATCGAATCGGCTCCCGGCCGCTATGTGAAGCAAAAGGCCTGA